In Melanotaenia boesemani isolate fMelBoe1 chromosome 18, fMelBoe1.pri, whole genome shotgun sequence, the sequence AGTCTGGCAGCTCTGTATCCAAACTGAAAGCTGAGAGATAAAAAAGAATTtgtaatcagaatcagaaaattTTATTAATCCCCGGAGGGAAATTGAATTGTTGTAGCAGCAACAACAGAACAACAGCCAAGTTAAAGGACAGACAAATACAGACTGCATTAGGTCAAAGAAAGCTTCAGCCTTTAGCCAAAAAGCTTGTCCTTTCGATAAAGCCAGATATATTTGGTGTGAATTTGGTGCAAAATACATCGATGTATACCAGTAAGAAAAAGATATACCCTTTTGGTTTAAGGTCAGCAGAGGCCTTTTCCATTCTGTATAATGTCTCCCAAAGGGACAGatgcagaataataaaaaaaaaaaaacaggaattgCCGTCTTGTTATGTAGCCAGTGATTTGTGAAGTAATACCATCACACAACAATGTCAACATCAGATATAATCCAGCACCAAAGTGTGTTTGATTCCTtttttagtagtagtagtgtttAACTGAAAAGCTTATTGAAAAGTAGACAAGCTGTAATAACAAAGCAGAGCTTTGGGACAAACATAAGCATCTGATCACAGAATTTAATCAGCCTCTTGGTCATTAATATAACCTTGGCTTAGAGTTGTTGCCCTTCCTGGTTGGCTAACATTTCTGGCAGTGGCTAACCATGGAGATGCTCAAATCCATTAGTTGCTGTAACCCCTAGAGAGGAAAAAGTGTTTGATGTACTGTGGATATCAGAACTCCTTGGTAAACTGTAAAAACCTAAGGCAATTTTAAATGATACGTGGGATCCCATGTCAAACTGATTTGTTCTCACAGATTTACATTCAACATCTgggttatgtttttaatgtcattctctcttttaaatgttcatgttaTACAGTATTATACAACTGTGATCATTAAAAGCTGCAGTgacccataaaaaaaaaaacaaggcattTGTTCCTAGAAGTGCATGGCACAAGCTGATGATTCAGATAAGGGTATGCTACctgctttccctttttcttCCAGTACTGTATTTGcatgtatgttgcaaatgtatgtagttttaaaattttcacaTCAATAAATACTGTGAAAGGATCATCTTGGTGCAGCCCTGCCACAGACCAGAACACAAGCAGACCTCCTTTTGTGCAAGTTGTCATTAGCAGCCAGTGCCTCCCACAAACTCCAATCTTGCCAACAAATCTCTGAAGCAGCAAGAGAAAGCATCCACTTTCTTCAAACAGCAACATCACCACGTGCTCACAGAGCACTCACACAGCCTAAGAAGATTATCCAGCTGCAAGCAGCCGGCTACTCACGCTGTATGTGAATAAGCTGCTTTGGCATTTTAAACTCCCCGGGGTAGAGGGACTCGTAGTGCGTGATGTTGCACTCTGCCTCGGGGACGGGAATAACCATGTTGTCCCGCTTCTCGCCATAGACCTGCTGTGCCGAGATGGCTCTCTGGAGATGGTGCTCCTggaggagaaaaggaaaaagaggttaaaaataatCTCTGATTTAAGTTGTgttatctttctgtttttaagctTTCCTATTAAAACTCATCTCAGATTACTTCTGTGAGTTTGTATAACTAGACTGAACACACATTTGTCATGTATGCTAGCTTGTATGTGAACACAGTAATGTAGTCTCACAAAGAAGAACCATCTGTAGAGTGGTGCAGGGGTGCTGGGGAATGAACTTCTATTTCAGTATATTTATAGTTATACTCTGAAGCACTATAGATGTATCTTTAACTATCACAACAGTGACtcattttaatttgtacatcTGAGGCAGAACAAATCCCAAAACTAGTCAAGGTGAAAATCTAGACTTAATGTTTAACAGAAATAAAGGTACACATTCTACATTGTGGAATTAAATTTGAAATACCAGTAACAGCAAATGATAAAACTAATCAGGCAGCACAAACAAATTTAGCAAATGGCAGCAATTTGAATCTTGGACTCATTAAGAACACTTATTTTTCAAGGCCCTGGTTTATGatctgcaaaaaacaaaacactgcagctTATTCCAATCTATCCTGCAGTGTTTACAACTTACAATCATTGTAGGCTTATTCTGTAGTTGATGCAACAGATGGCCAATCCAGTTAAACTGACTTGCAGCCCACCTTGTTTTAACAAGTATTTTAACAGAGCTTCTACACCCTTTACACACAGTCCACAATCACAGCTTAATGGCTGAGATATGGGCCAGTTTAAAAAGCAATACTAAGCATGAttgaaatgcagattttttatttattttccattagaTGAAAACTAATCAACTGCATACACTTCTGTGGGAGCTTTATGTGATTAGGACCTTAACCTGGAGCCATGGAGAGCTTTGTATGAAAATACAGCAGAACATCACAGAGGTAAGCTGGCATGAGATGACACAACATGAGCCCAGATCCTGACCATCTGGCCCTGTTAATACATCCTCTACACCACCAAATCTGGACCTCTTGGGTtagtgtccagcaggttttcaatgtgccCCTGCTCCAACAGCCCATTAAGTTCAGCGCAATGACTCATTaacttgagtcaggtgtgttggagtggGAACACATTAAAATGCAGGACACTGACCCAAGAGGTCCAGATTAACAACAGTTAATATATCACTGAGTCAGTTATGTTTTAAGTTCACCTAACCACATCAAgactgtggaaaataaaaaactacacTAAAAGTCCAGCCTGACTTCTGATGGCTCTAGATGACTCCTGCAATCAGATAAACTATCTGATCACAAATCAGTTGGAAATTAACACAATGTTAAGGTGACAGGTTACTTCTAGTGAAACTGAATAAGATATTTTGAGCATCTAGTTAACTTACGCATATGCAGTTTGTATAAAGTACTGCATTTGCCTGTGGTTGCTGCACTGTTTTGTCAAGAAACaagtttcatttattcatgtcCAACAGCAATCCTGTAACAGCTTTGTGTGAACCTAATATTGTACAAAATAAGGCTGATCATCCCCAGTATTCAGcaagttaaaacatgtaaaaacacaagtttcatAGTGCACAGCTGAGTAAGTGTAATATACAATATTCCATCTCCCTCTGTAAAAGAGATGAGGACACAGcaaatttggttttattaaaggCACTCCACAATGATTACAAGCAGAAACTATTGTACATCTGTGTTAGAGAAAAATTTCTGCCATGACGAATACTACTACGGGGATTGTTTACCAAAGTGGTTGTAGGTCAGCACCACAGCTTAATTTAGAACCACTTATATTTTGACTGCTAAAGCACAACATCACTAAAACAGTGCCAAAGCTAAGAGCTGCTTATGTCAGGGGTAGGACTACAGAGAGCAACCAGACCagctgaaatgtttaaaaatttaaaaccagTGAAGTATTTAGTCTGCTTAATTCAAGCCAGTGAggggagggagaaaaaaaaagaaaaagatgaaaaaaagagtttttgcGTTGCCAAAGCACCAGTGGAAGAACATGAGCTCAGCGTTCCTATTATTTTCCTTCTGATTATTTAAATCATCTAAAATACTGCCCAATGTACTGCGCAGAGCAGCATTCACAACCACTGTTTGCGGCTACGTTCATTGAGAAAATGGTGAATAAACTAGACGGACTGATATTAATCTGTTTGCTGAGATTAGTCAAGATAAACAGTCTCCTCATCCAGAGGGTCATTCAGTGTGAAATTCATAATACATTAGTGGGAGAGTCAAACATTAATAGAAGAGATGTTTAGAGTCATCAGTGTGGCTTTGCTGTGGATCTCTGAATGTGGAAAAGTCAAGGCAGCTAGAGTCAATGTAGAACTGGTTCAAGCACCACCCCTGAACCTGTGTTCTGCTAGGGTTTCCCAGCATTTTCAATTATGATTACAATTTTGGCTCCAAACGAGCACAAAACAGTGAGAAATGTCACGATCATGATCACAACATGATGCAATATTAACCTCAGCTTTTTTATCACACGTTCCGCAAATATAGGACGTAGACCCCAACACTGTTGTCAACTTGGCAACTTCATCGCCATATTTAGCAAGTATTCAGACCCGTCTAGCATCTCTTAAAAAAGCGACAAATCCACTGACTTTTTGGGTGTTACTGGAGAATTATGGAGACACACGGTTCTTAACTCTTTTCAATGAGCAGCAGTGCTGCAATAGGCCCCTCCATCTGAAAGGAGTCACAGGAGGTCAGGTGGGGTGTCAAAACAGGCACCTCTATCGTAAAAAGCACTTTACTTGTCACAGCAGGGAATCTTTTTTGGTACAATGCCTGTCTTCACACCGCAGTAGCTCCCAGCTATGTTAGAGCAGGAGATGTTCATCTCTTCTGTGCACACTGACTGGAAATTAATTGCATGAAGTAGCTGCTGGATGACTTGTAAGATAAATCACCTGCATAAATAGTGCATATAAGGAGCCAATTCAATACAAGCTGCTTTTTCCAGGCTTCTATATAGAAACACAGCCATGGCAGCTTGCAGCGGCAGCCCTAACCCTCCTCTGACCTAAAGATATCCTCATCTTTTGCAGCTGTGATCCTCACAACCACAGCTTGGAATTTCCTCTGGCAAGGAATTGGGCAAGTGGAGATTAGGAGCTTTTGTGAATGGCACATAAAGGGAAAACCAGAAATAGGATATTTTAAGACCAACTACAACAGTTTCAAATTTCAAATTTGACATGCAAGTATCACAGCTTTACACAAGCAGTGCAGGGATTTAAGTCTATAAAAATGACCAGGATGAGGTGTATATCAGACGGCAAATATTAGTCTGTTAGACTAGATAGTGTGctgaccatagactgtataaaaagatgggcggagcctccgtgatgtcacccgtaggtttctgaagagctgaattgaagctcattgggcggttcccaccgtcgcaATCTTAGCAGCGTCACACATGTCATCAttccaagaaaataaaaaaatgggcaaagaggtggagctgagaggggaactgtgaaggtggggatggatgattgacacccatcaaactccaagctgcctgtagctaaaagctaacctggagctaatggtagctaaACAGCTAATGGAAGTAggctaaggcacgctgttagccAATTAAAAACAGCAGTTGTGCTTAGGGCTGGACGattatagaaaaaataataatcacgattattttgatagATATTGAAATCACGATTATTATACACAATTAttcactgattttaaaaaagtgtttattgAACCACCAAAAAGAAATCCACCTCAATAACTTTTGGAACAAACATCCGgctataaattaaaacaaggagtaaaataatattaaaagaatattagcaataaaaaaatgaatacccAGTCTATACTCCCTGTGGTTCACTTACTACAAACTGAGGTTTTTGGCTAGGAACACCAGTCTGTTCACTTGGTCTGGCTTCAGTGATGAACGTAGGCAGGTGACAACATTTCCACCTGTGCTAAAAACCCGTTCTGATGCAGCACTTGTGGCAGGGATGCACAGGTATTTCCTAGCCAGTTTGGAGAGCCGTGGGTAGTATGGCTGTGATGATTTCCACCACTCAAGTGGGTCAGCCTCAGCATCAAGGGGCCTTGCCTGGAGGTAGGCCTGAAGCTCCAAAACTATGGCCTGGTCTGGTTGATGAGGAGATGGTCCTGGAACCGTGTCTTCTGTGGTTTTGAAGAAGCTGCCCAAgcccctcttcttcttctgtgctcCCCCGGTTGCAGCATCAGTGTCAGCAGCTGGTGTCATCATTGGCTCAGTAGGGGTCCTCTCCTTGAAGATGGGGAAATAAATAGAAGACaatatgaatttatatttcaACTGAAGTATGGTAGTTACACATAATTGTATTACTCAGCATTTTAAGTTTACATGATGTTATTGAGTTTACTGTAAGATATGTATTTTCAATACATTCATTTCAATTgctaaaatagtaaaaacaatttttattattgttttttagttgtagtatcagtagtagtagtagtattaccATGACAGTCTTCATTTCAGATGTCAGTCTGGCTTCAATTGCTTCACGACTCTCTTCAGCCACATATTTCAGCTTAAACCTTGGGTCCACTGCAGACGCCATGTCGAGGAGCTCTTGTGTTTTCGAGTCATCATATTTCTCTTTGAGGTAACCCATGATCTTCTGCTTAATGCACTTGGAGAGGTCTGTGTCATTCTCTTTGACTGCTAGTATGGATGTGTGGAAGAGGTGGAGAGTTGGCTTTACAAGTGATACACTCACATACTGTTCCCCAGAGAGCGCATCCGTAAACTCAACTAGAGGGCTTAGTGAGTTGTTGACAGCCTCTAGTACCTCAATGTCCTGCCATCTTGGGGTCAGATGTCTGGTTTTGCGGTCACTGGAGAGGACCTGGGCGATTGCCTTCTGCTGCTCAAGGACCCTGTTGATCATGGCTTGTCGGGATCCCCATCTGGTGGGACACTCTGTCTTCAAGGAGTGCTCAGGCAGCTTCAGTTCCCTCTGGGCCTGTATTagctccttcttttttttccagctgtagGAGAAGGTGCTGACCACTTTTTTACAGACCCCCATCGCACGTTCAATCCTGCTGTCCTTCATTGCATTCTCTGGAAtgacaaaaaattttttttataaaatatatatatatatatatatatatata encodes:
- the LOC121628582 gene encoding E3 SUMO-protein ligase ZBED1-like; this translates as MAESQPEPLAEKKGRTTSVIWRHFGFKLSDVEQKEITCKICRAVVSAPQSNTTNLFNHLKFSHKVVYEKVLKEQKTPQSASTSATRTQSSIENTLYNATPYPTGSRRHQEITEAVTFMLAKDMCPISTVSNPGFKTLVKTLDKRYVLPSRKHFSRVALPALYDKCRAEVEKDVSTAEYFATTTDLWSSRSMEPYISLTVHYIDADFAMKTKCLQTAFFPDDHTGINIADGLKQAMAAWNLEEDKLVCITTDNASNVKLAAELNGWIRLQCFGHRLHLAIENAMKDSRIERAMGVCKKVVSTFSYSWKKKKELIQAQRELKLPEHSLKTECPTRWGSRQAMINRVLEQQKAIAQVLSSDRKTRHLTPRWQDIEVLEAVNNSLSPLVEFTDALSGEQYVSVSLVKPTLHLFHTSILAVKENDTDLSKCIKQKIMGYLKEKYDDSKTQELLDMASAVDPRFKLKYVAEESREAIEARLTSEMKTVMERTPTEPMMTPAADTDAATGGAQKKKRGLGSFFKTTEDTVPGPSPHQPDQAIVLELQAYLQARPLDAEADPLEWWKSSQPYYPRLSKLARKYLCIPATSAASERVFSTGGNVVTCLRSSLKPDQVNRLVFLAKNLSL